The following proteins are encoded in a genomic region of uncultured Vibrio sp.:
- a CDS encoding YtfJ family protein, producing the protein MKTKTLLPLLLALTSSLSLANNLSIGENVPDVRVGAYGEIVMQGEGVAYQPWATQNMLGKVRVIQAIAGRSSAKEMNAPLMSAITAAKFPQENYQTTTIINQDDAMWGTGSFVKSSAQDSKKEFPWSSMVLDESGLVAKTWGLKQESSAIIVQDKQGKVLFTKEGPLNQDEITQVIELIKQNI; encoded by the coding sequence ATGAAAACTAAGACTCTCCTACCACTTCTTCTGGCTCTGACCTCAAGCCTTTCATTGGCGAATAATTTATCCATCGGCGAAAATGTTCCAGATGTCAGAGTTGGTGCTTATGGTGAAATTGTTATGCAAGGGGAAGGCGTTGCATACCAACCATGGGCTACACAGAACATGTTGGGCAAAGTACGTGTTATTCAGGCGATAGCCGGACGCAGCAGCGCGAAAGAAATGAACGCTCCTTTGATGTCAGCCATCACCGCCGCGAAGTTTCCACAAGAAAACTACCAAACCACAACGATCATCAATCAGGATGATGCAATGTGGGGTACAGGCTCCTTCGTCAAGTCTTCAGCGCAAGACAGTAAGAAAGAGTTTCCGTGGTCGTCAATGGTATTGGATGAAAGTGGCCTAGTGGCAAAAACGTGGGGGTTGAAGCAAGAAAGTTCAGCGATCATCGTTCAGGATAAGCAGGGTAAAGTGCTTTTCACCAAAGAGGGTCCTTTGAACCAAGACGAAATCACGCAAGTGATTGAGTTAATCAAGCAAAATATTTAA
- a CDS encoding ABC transporter permease has product MTAVMSLAWKSLMNRKATALLTIMTVAISVVLLLGVERIRTQAKDSFANTISGTDLIIGGRSGQVNLLLYSVFRIGNATNNIDWKSYQEFSQHRSVDWAIPISLGDSHKGFRVMGTNHSYFEHFKYGSKQPLTFEKGREFNGLFETVIGADVAKALGYQIGSEIIIAHGISDVGFSRHDNLPFKVVGILAPTGTPVDKTVHISLEAIEAIHVGWESGAHLGATPKAEDLKDVDLQPKQITAMLVGLKSRIQTFALQRQINTYPKEPLSAIMPGVALHELWGMMSVAEQALMAVSGFVVVAGLLGMLSSLLTSLQERRREMAILRAMGARPRHVFSLLISEASLLTAAGILTGVVGLYSILALLQPIVQQHYGIHLTLSFLSSYEWMLLGFVQCAGIMIGFIPALRAYRQSLSDGMTIRI; this is encoded by the coding sequence ATGACAGCCGTTATGAGCCTTGCCTGGAAGAGCTTGATGAACCGCAAAGCGACCGCCTTACTGACCATCATGACCGTCGCTATTTCAGTGGTCCTGCTGCTTGGCGTTGAGCGCATTCGAACTCAGGCAAAAGACAGTTTTGCCAATACAATTTCTGGCACTGACTTAATTATTGGTGGCCGTTCAGGTCAGGTAAACTTATTACTTTATTCGGTGTTTCGAATCGGCAATGCCACCAACAACATCGATTGGAAGAGCTACCAAGAGTTCAGCCAGCATCGCTCCGTTGATTGGGCGATCCCAATTTCGTTGGGGGATTCCCATAAAGGCTTTCGAGTGATGGGAACCAACCACAGCTACTTTGAGCATTTCAAATATGGAAGTAAGCAACCACTTACTTTCGAAAAAGGTCGAGAGTTCAATGGATTATTTGAAACCGTCATCGGCGCAGATGTGGCTAAAGCTCTGGGCTACCAGATAGGTAGTGAGATCATCATCGCCCATGGCATCAGTGATGTGGGCTTTAGTCGCCATGACAACTTACCTTTCAAAGTGGTGGGCATTTTAGCCCCCACGGGAACACCAGTAGATAAAACCGTCCACATCTCTTTAGAAGCGATTGAAGCGATCCACGTAGGCTGGGAAAGTGGTGCTCATTTAGGCGCTACACCAAAAGCCGAAGATTTAAAAGATGTAGACCTTCAACCCAAGCAGATCACCGCGATGCTCGTCGGTTTAAAGTCACGCATTCAAACTTTTGCTCTGCAAAGACAAATCAATACTTATCCCAAAGAGCCATTAAGCGCGATAATGCCGGGGGTTGCGTTGCATGAATTGTGGGGGATGATGTCGGTCGCGGAGCAAGCATTGATGGCTGTATCTGGATTTGTTGTCGTGGCTGGGTTACTCGGCATGTTAAGCAGCCTACTGACAAGTCTGCAGGAGAGACGCCGAGAAATGGCGATTCTTCGCGCCATGGGAGCCAGGCCGCGCCATGTGTTCTCACTGCTGATCAGTGAAGCCAGTTTATTGACTGCCGCCGGTATTCTCACAGGGGTAGTTGGTTTGTATTCCATTCTGGCTCTATTACAACCTATAGTGCAACAACACTATGGTATACATCTGACACTAAGCTTTCTTTCTTCATATGAATGGATGCTACTCGGTTTTGTCCAATGCGCTGGTATTATGATTGGTTTCATCCCAGCACTACGCGCGTATCGACAATCTCTGAGTGATGGAATGACAATAAGGATATAA
- a CDS encoding DUF3299 domain-containing protein: MWKKILASCLLVIACTAPVMANEEPLKLDWLDLVPESERKLFDSIGMPTASEHSGGAAQQSKIGGVRTELNGSLVKIPGFVIPLEGDANTVTEFLLVPYFGACIHVPPPPPNQIIYVKFPEGAPVQELWDVVYVVGKLKTEVISHELAETAYMIEGTKIESYDDM; the protein is encoded by the coding sequence ATGTGGAAAAAAATACTCGCTAGCTGCTTGCTAGTGATTGCTTGTACGGCCCCGGTAATGGCAAATGAAGAGCCGTTGAAGCTAGACTGGCTTGATCTGGTTCCCGAGTCAGAGCGGAAATTGTTCGATAGTATCGGTATGCCGACGGCATCTGAACATAGTGGTGGAGCTGCGCAGCAATCTAAGATTGGTGGTGTAAGAACCGAGCTGAATGGTAGCCTGGTAAAAATTCCGGGGTTTGTGATCCCGTTAGAGGGTGATGCCAACACAGTGACTGAGTTTCTATTGGTACCCTACTTCGGGGCATGTATACACGTTCCACCCCCACCACCAAACCAAATCATTTACGTAAAATTCCCAGAAGGGGCGCCTGTTCAGGAACTGTGGGATGTGGTTTACGTCGTCGGAAAACTCAAAACGGAAGTCATCAGCCATGAGCTGGCTGAAACAGCTTATATGATAGAAGGGACGAAAATAGAAAGTTATGACGATATGTAA
- a CDS encoding DUF2796 domain-containing protein, with amino-acid sequence MPSKHTLALVIGLSLSTATMAEEYRQHDAHVHGHVEFNIAQDGKDLLVEITAPGADVVGFEHAPENAEQEQQLKQAIAKLEDSSSLLTINPQTQCEIADVHVEHTLGGSHDDHEDHDHDEHEHHDHDDHNHDEHEHHDHEDHDHDEHEHHDHDDHDHDAHSSHGEFSAQYRFNCEQIGELSTIKTSWFNQFPSTESVSVNLFTDTTQSATSLGKDNTEIVIK; translated from the coding sequence ATGCCATCTAAACACACTTTGGCTCTTGTTATCGGCTTGTCTCTGTCTACAGCAACAATGGCGGAAGAATATCGTCAACACGACGCGCACGTGCATGGCCATGTAGAATTTAACATCGCTCAAGACGGCAAAGATTTATTAGTGGAAATCACCGCTCCGGGCGCTGACGTGGTCGGCTTCGAGCACGCACCAGAGAACGCAGAGCAAGAGCAGCAACTCAAACAAGCGATCGCAAAACTAGAAGACAGCAGCAGCCTATTGACAATTAATCCCCAAACTCAGTGTGAGATTGCAGATGTGCATGTGGAGCATACACTGGGTGGTTCACACGACGATCATGAAGATCACGACCATGATGAACACGAACACCATGACCACGATGACCACAACCATGATGAACACGAACATCATGACCACGAAGATCACGACCATGACGAACACGAACATCATGACCACGATGACCACGACCATGATGCGCACAGCAGCCACGGTGAATTCTCTGCGCAGTATCGTTTCAACTGTGAGCAGATAGGTGAACTGAGCACAATCAAAACGTCTTGGTTTAATCAATTCCCAAGTACAGAATCAGTCAGCGTTAACCTGTTCACTGATACCACGCAATCAGCGACCAGTCTTGGTAAAGATAACACCGAAATCGTAATCAAATAA
- a CDS encoding DUF2607 family protein, with amino-acid sequence MVLFRQATFQHWYRTVVLFSTALLIVWNFASIFHQFDVTPEHHAHHHCQMFAGTHHGLAKMQPTVAVQSYTRLKFHDVAENSHHIEEVRSSARAPPNFAQSSSTQTL; translated from the coding sequence ATGGTTCTCTTTAGGCAAGCCACATTTCAACATTGGTATCGTACTGTCGTCCTGTTCAGTACGGCTTTGCTGATCGTGTGGAATTTTGCCAGCATTTTTCACCAATTCGATGTGACGCCAGAGCATCACGCACACCATCACTGTCAGATGTTTGCCGGGACTCACCATGGTTTGGCAAAGATGCAGCCCACTGTCGCAGTCCAGTCTTACACTCGACTCAAATTTCATGATGTGGCTGAAAACTCGCACCACATAGAAGAAGTACGCAGCTCTGCCCGTGCTCCGCCTAATTTCGCTCAGTCCTCTTCAACCCAAACCCTTTAG
- a CDS encoding ABC transporter ATP-binding protein, whose protein sequence is MTDSTSSVVELNNAQFIWPSSDSATIDIPRLRITPGEHVFIKGPSGCGKSTLLALLTGINTLTSGSLSVLDTDLSALSASQRDKFRADHIGYIFQQFNLLPYLNVIENVLLPCQFSKVRRDRITLKTNNEALTEQASKLLERLHLPQSLHSRPVSELSIGQQQRVAAARALMGHPALVIADEPTSALDHDNRMAFIELLMEQANQVNATLVFVSHDPTLESLFNRTINLPEINQVNALGELS, encoded by the coding sequence ATGACTGATTCAACATCAAGCGTTGTTGAACTCAATAATGCCCAGTTTATTTGGCCAAGTTCAGACAGCGCTACCATCGATATCCCTCGCCTACGCATCACGCCCGGTGAGCATGTATTTATCAAAGGCCCCAGCGGATGCGGTAAGTCAACGCTTCTGGCATTGCTTACCGGCATTAATACATTAACTTCGGGGTCTTTATCGGTATTAGATACCGATTTATCGGCCCTATCAGCAAGTCAAAGAGACAAATTTCGCGCGGATCATATTGGCTATATTTTCCAACAATTCAATTTGTTGCCATATCTCAACGTGATTGAAAATGTATTACTGCCATGCCAATTCAGCAAAGTAAGACGTGACCGTATTACACTGAAGACCAACAATGAAGCGCTAACAGAACAGGCTTCGAAGTTATTAGAAAGGCTGCATTTGCCACAAAGCTTGCATTCGCGTCCGGTATCTGAATTGAGTATCGGCCAGCAACAGCGAGTGGCAGCAGCACGAGCTCTGATGGGGCACCCAGCGTTAGTTATCGCTGACGAGCCAACATCCGCTCTGGATCATGACAACAGAATGGCTTTCATTGAACTACTGATGGAACAAGCCAATCAAGTCAACGCGACATTGGTGTTTGTCAGCCATGATCCAACCTTAGAGTCTCTGTTTAACCGCACAATTAACCTCCCAGAAATCAACCAAGTGAATGCTTTAGGAGAGTTATCATGA
- a CDS encoding DUF1107 domain-containing protein: MLREFAVYRPLQVARFVKTLFKGQFFIAGVGDFDFDNGKVLLPDVKDQKRLSVFKEVNQAISSL; this comes from the coding sequence ATGCTACGTGAATTCGCAGTATATCGACCACTCCAGGTGGCTCGTTTTGTAAAGACGCTGTTTAAAGGCCAGTTTTTCATCGCAGGTGTTGGGGATTTTGATTTCGACAATGGTAAGGTTCTTCTCCCTGACGTGAAAGATCAGAAAAGACTCTCGGTATTCAAAGAAGTGAATCAGGCGATATCTTCGCTATAA
- the msrA gene encoding peptide-methionine (S)-S-oxide reductase MsrA: MLNKQTLISIEDALPGREQPMQIEDTHFVNHSSLTAPLQPNQQQILLGMGCFWGAERLFWQLDGVISTSVGYAGGYTKNPTYEEVCTGKTGHTEVVRVVFDERVLSLQQLLATFWQRHDPTQGMRQGNDLGTQYRSAIYTYSQEQQDIAEHSKLQYQQALQEEQRAAITTDIQSAGPYYFAETYHQQYLAKNPEGYCGLGGTGVCFPPSLQD; this comes from the coding sequence ATGCTCAACAAACAAACACTAATCAGTATAGAAGATGCGCTACCAGGTCGAGAGCAGCCGATGCAAATTGAAGATACGCATTTTGTTAATCATTCCAGTTTAACGGCACCGTTGCAGCCTAACCAACAACAAATTCTATTAGGTATGGGCTGCTTTTGGGGAGCGGAGCGCCTGTTTTGGCAACTGGACGGCGTGATCTCAACATCAGTAGGGTACGCTGGTGGATACACAAAAAATCCTACTTATGAAGAAGTATGTACGGGAAAAACCGGACATACTGAAGTCGTTAGAGTTGTATTTGATGAGCGAGTGCTCTCTCTACAACAGCTTCTGGCTACATTTTGGCAACGACACGATCCAACACAAGGAATGCGTCAGGGCAACGACCTTGGTACGCAATATCGTTCGGCTATCTATACTTATTCGCAAGAGCAGCAAGACATCGCAGAGCATTCAAAACTTCAGTATCAACAAGCGCTGCAAGAGGAACAAAGAGCGGCCATCACCACAGACATCCAATCGGCAGGGCCATATTACTTTGCTGAAACGTACCACCAGCAGTACTTGGCGAAGAACCCTGAAGGCTACTGCGGTCTTGGCGGTACAGGCGTGTGCTTTCCACCAAGTTTACAAGACTAA
- a CDS encoding autotransporter assembly complex family protein, which translates to MIKKALPIIVVGLFAFSHNASAKVSLKLQGIDGALEENVQAYLTSIPEEDYSTSLRFQARLDESITEALNALGYYHADISYSVTENNDELIIDITKGLPVKIKVVDVVITGEAQEDEAFEALLAASPLKVGRVLNQSEYDSLKSGIRNLALQRGYFKGDYQLNRLEVVPAFNEANIRLHYDSGIRYHFGSINITGSQIWDERVASLSPFEEGEPYLVSSVGEYNQNLSNTDWFSSVFVEPDLTMLDEGRDLPVKVSLAPAAKNQIETGLGYSTDTGVRGTLKWKKPWISSRGHSLDTALSLSQPEQTITAGYKIPLDDVLHEYYQLQFGLKHVDNRDTQSLETNLAVERHWLVDGGWNKTLYVRHLYENFSQGLQEDGVHFLLPGATFTRTRVRGGSMPMWGDKQTVTMEYGDPAVLSATRVFRLLGRSSWIRGIGDNHRGLFRLEGGANFMEEFDKLPPSLRFFAGGDNNIRGYGYESISPVDESGALTGAKYILSSTLEYQYRITGNWWGATFYDIGDAFNDTPEWKAGAGVGIRWASPVGPVAFDFAWGLDDPQKNEFRIHFSLGPEL; encoded by the coding sequence ATGATAAAAAAAGCTCTCCCGATCATTGTTGTTGGCCTGTTTGCCTTTTCTCATAACGCCTCTGCCAAAGTATCTCTTAAGCTACAAGGTATCGATGGCGCGTTAGAAGAAAATGTCCAAGCTTATCTGACTTCGATTCCTGAAGAAGACTACTCGACTTCGTTGCGTTTTCAAGCGCGATTAGATGAAAGCATCACTGAAGCACTCAACGCGCTTGGCTATTATCACGCAGATATCTCATACTCTGTTACAGAAAATAATGATGAACTGATCATCGATATTACGAAAGGCTTACCAGTAAAAATCAAAGTTGTAGATGTCGTGATTACTGGTGAAGCGCAAGAGGATGAAGCATTTGAAGCGCTTCTCGCTGCGTCACCCTTAAAAGTTGGTCGGGTTCTCAATCAAAGCGAGTACGATAGTCTTAAGTCTGGGATACGTAATTTAGCCTTGCAGCGCGGTTATTTTAAAGGGGATTATCAACTTAACCGTTTGGAGGTGGTACCAGCGTTCAATGAAGCGAACATACGTTTGCATTATGACAGTGGTATCCGCTATCACTTTGGTTCTATTAATATTACCGGCAGCCAGATTTGGGATGAGCGTGTGGCCTCGTTAAGCCCGTTTGAAGAGGGCGAACCCTATTTAGTCTCGAGTGTCGGTGAGTATAACCAGAACCTGTCTAACACTGACTGGTTCTCGTCCGTGTTTGTTGAACCCGATCTGACCATGCTGGATGAAGGGCGTGATTTGCCTGTTAAGGTCTCTCTAGCTCCGGCTGCCAAAAATCAGATAGAAACCGGTCTAGGTTACTCCACAGATACTGGCGTCCGCGGTACCTTGAAATGGAAAAAGCCTTGGATCAGCTCTCGTGGCCACAGTCTCGACACCGCACTTTCTTTGTCCCAACCAGAGCAAACCATTACCGCAGGCTACAAAATACCGCTTGATGACGTTCTACATGAATACTACCAACTCCAGTTTGGCCTAAAGCATGTGGATAACCGTGATACTCAGAGTTTAGAAACGAACTTAGCGGTCGAACGCCACTGGTTAGTGGATGGTGGCTGGAATAAAACGTTATATGTTCGCCATCTTTACGAAAATTTCTCTCAGGGTCTACAAGAAGACGGCGTGCACTTCTTGCTTCCTGGTGCAACTTTTACTCGTACTCGAGTCCGCGGTGGCAGCATGCCTATGTGGGGGGATAAGCAGACCGTCACCATGGAATACGGTGATCCGGCCGTGCTGTCGGCAACCAGAGTTTTTCGTCTGCTGGGGCGCTCCTCTTGGATTCGTGGGATTGGTGATAATCATCGAGGTCTATTCCGTCTAGAAGGGGGAGCCAACTTCATGGAGGAGTTTGACAAGCTCCCTCCATCGTTACGTTTCTTTGCTGGTGGTGATAACAACATTCGTGGTTATGGGTATGAGTCGATCTCTCCAGTCGATGAAAGTGGTGCGTTAACGGGGGCAAAATACATCCTGAGCAGTACCCTGGAATATCAATACCGTATTACTGGTAACTGGTGGGGCGCGACCTTCTACGATATTGGTGATGCATTTAATGACACGCCAGAATGGAAAGCAGGTGCCGGGGTAGGTATTCGCTGGGCCTCTCCGGTAGGGCCGGTCGCCTTTGATTTTGCTTGGGGATTGGATGACCCTCAAAAGAACGAATTTCGAATCCACTTCTCTTTGGGGCCTGAACTATGA
- a CDS encoding translocation/assembly module TamB domain-containing protein, translating to MMKKMFKWTKWLSLGLIGLLLLLIILVSTVLFTHPGLKLAIWGAEKALPQLQVEKVQGALFPRFALENVSFVDESLNIDAKVERLALAVNFRCFFDPRVCVDELSLQGVNFQMPELPPASDEPEEETPPLRSVSTPVPIFVNKVSLNDINLNILGNQVDWQDFSTALSMQGDRLVIAPTALKEINVALAPNDAGQAKSPSGTEEVDPQIDTADLEPQDIVLPEIWIPLTVDARRLDIHNFKLAGETPVIVHHLGLVAKVGHDRVDLQTLELDMPEVEATLSTQVTLSSDYPLEAQLDALVKRAEAKGQKLSLSASGSAGDLALKATLSELTKAEVEAKLQPLKAQLPFDVTINNVTAQWPLLGESDYQVAVPSLTAKGSLEGYEVALETKASGKDIPAVDVALNGKGTLEQIDLESLVVKTLGGELSGKVMANWASPINWQADLNLQHIQPGLQWQEAEGDISGSLSTSGSLTEQGGWQVSLPTLDIDGVLRGYPLKVQGQLEASDKNGKAEDIQLTTQGLVLAHGPNQLSAKGKINKQILMDVEVNFPDFAKSVPDLSGNMNGRIAVRGSLKEPDINLDLVVNQANWQQLAKVETVTLKGDVSPLPAPKANVSLVVNNITYDSFNIDSADLEVSGNEKRHQLTLDVVSDIVSTSLEIQGSLAQKPEMIWDGALTRLSLKTIQGPWALQKSTAVKVNIDKQIADVQAHCWLQADSSVCLSENISVGKSGEAKLAVNNFDFSQIKTLLPAETKLQGEVNAQAFAKWAPNMKPEVTLNVDMPQGKVEQALEQPITVGWDSVSFTAALAKDKLDAQWLVDVSDNGDIGGKVSLLNVSAETPEIAGNVSLSMFHLDFLAPLIGEYSVFKANMNTDLALSGDVTHPKVNGKFLIDQLNLNGEVTPIDIDSGQVVINFKGYQADLNAGINTPDGKLEITGDADWQDLENWRTRARVFAQELKVDMPPMVKIKVEPDMTIEATPNFAKVQGNINLPWGRIVVEELPPSAVGVSNDLVILDENLQPVDDSVAVPFNVETDINIKIGNDFQLAAFGLKGGLQGNLNVTQKDKGPFIVGEVNIVDGSYRSFGQDLVIKEGKIMMNGPADEPYLSISAIRNPDNTQDDVTAGVRVTGPASDPSLEIFSDPSMPQANALSYLLRGQDIDAESGGNAMTTTLIGLSLAKSGRVVGQIGEAFGVQDLQLDTAGSGDDSQVTVSGYILPGLQVKYGVGIFNSLGEFTVRYRLMQDLYLEAVSGVDSAVDLLYQFEFD from the coding sequence ATGATGAAAAAGATGTTTAAGTGGACTAAGTGGTTATCGCTCGGTTTGATTGGTCTACTGTTGTTGCTCATCATTTTAGTCTCAACCGTGCTCTTTACTCACCCGGGTTTAAAACTTGCCATCTGGGGGGCAGAAAAAGCCCTGCCTCAATTGCAGGTGGAGAAAGTTCAGGGGGCGTTATTCCCACGATTTGCGCTGGAAAACGTCAGCTTTGTTGATGAATCACTGAATATTGATGCTAAAGTCGAACGTCTGGCATTGGCGGTTAACTTCCGTTGCTTTTTCGATCCTAGAGTGTGTGTCGATGAGCTCTCGCTGCAGGGTGTGAATTTTCAAATGCCGGAACTCCCACCTGCGAGTGACGAACCAGAAGAAGAGACGCCACCACTGCGTTCAGTCAGTACGCCGGTACCCATCTTTGTTAACAAGGTTAGCCTTAATGATATCAACTTGAATATTTTGGGGAATCAAGTTGATTGGCAGGATTTCTCGACCGCATTATCAATGCAAGGTGACCGTTTAGTCATTGCACCAACAGCATTAAAAGAGATCAATGTTGCATTAGCACCGAACGACGCCGGGCAAGCAAAATCACCTTCTGGTACAGAAGAGGTTGATCCCCAGATTGATACAGCCGACCTTGAGCCACAAGATATTGTTTTACCCGAAATCTGGATCCCGCTGACCGTCGATGCTCGACGCCTTGATATCCATAACTTCAAGTTGGCTGGCGAAACGCCGGTGATTGTTCATCATCTCGGTCTGGTGGCGAAGGTAGGGCATGATCGCGTGGATCTGCAAACACTTGAGCTCGATATGCCTGAAGTTGAGGCAACATTGAGTACGCAAGTGACACTTTCTTCAGACTATCCTCTTGAGGCACAACTGGATGCGTTAGTGAAACGCGCTGAGGCGAAAGGACAGAAATTGTCGCTGTCAGCATCGGGATCTGCAGGTGACTTAGCACTGAAAGCCACATTGTCCGAACTGACTAAAGCGGAAGTTGAAGCCAAACTTCAGCCATTGAAAGCGCAGTTACCCTTTGATGTGACCATCAATAATGTCACTGCCCAGTGGCCTTTGCTGGGAGAAAGTGATTACCAGGTTGCAGTACCGAGTCTTACCGCTAAAGGTTCGTTAGAGGGCTATGAGGTGGCGCTGGAAACTAAAGCATCTGGTAAGGACATCCCTGCCGTTGATGTGGCGTTAAACGGCAAGGGCACCTTAGAGCAAATTGATCTGGAAAGTCTTGTGGTGAAAACCTTAGGCGGCGAACTGTCGGGCAAGGTTATGGCTAACTGGGCGTCGCCAATTAACTGGCAAGCCGATCTCAACCTGCAACATATTCAGCCTGGTCTGCAGTGGCAGGAAGCCGAAGGAGACATTAGTGGTAGCTTATCAACCTCTGGGTCGCTGACGGAGCAAGGTGGCTGGCAGGTTAGCCTTCCTACGCTTGATATTGATGGTGTTTTACGCGGTTACCCTCTAAAAGTGCAGGGGCAGTTAGAAGCCTCTGATAAAAATGGCAAAGCCGAAGATATCCAGCTCACAACGCAAGGATTAGTGCTGGCTCATGGCCCCAACCAGTTGAGCGCTAAGGGTAAGATCAATAAACAAATTTTGATGGATGTTGAGGTTAACTTCCCTGATTTCGCGAAAAGTGTGCCTGATCTTAGCGGTAATATGAACGGTAGAATCGCGGTGCGAGGCAGCTTAAAAGAGCCGGACATCAATCTGGACCTCGTGGTAAATCAAGCGAACTGGCAGCAGCTAGCTAAAGTTGAAACGGTCACACTGAAAGGGGATGTTTCACCGTTGCCGGCACCAAAAGCCAACGTGAGCTTAGTGGTCAATAATATCACCTATGACAGCTTCAACATTGACAGTGCTGATCTCGAAGTCTCAGGAAATGAGAAACGGCATCAACTCACCTTAGATGTGGTTTCGGATATTGTATCGACCAGCTTGGAAATCCAAGGTTCATTGGCGCAAAAGCCAGAAATGATCTGGGATGGCGCGTTGACACGTTTATCACTTAAAACCATTCAAGGGCCTTGGGCTCTGCAAAAATCGACGGCGGTGAAGGTCAATATCGATAAGCAGATCGCGGATGTTCAGGCGCATTGTTGGCTGCAAGCGGATTCGAGTGTGTGCCTGTCTGAAAACATCAGTGTCGGCAAAAGTGGCGAGGCGAAGTTAGCGGTGAACAACTTTGACTTTAGCCAAATCAAAACTCTATTACCGGCAGAAACTAAGCTGCAAGGCGAAGTGAACGCGCAAGCTTTTGCAAAATGGGCGCCAAACATGAAGCCAGAAGTGACGCTGAATGTCGATATGCCACAAGGCAAGGTGGAACAAGCTCTGGAGCAACCTATTACGGTGGGGTGGGACAGTGTCAGCTTTACAGCAGCACTGGCGAAAGACAAACTGGACGCACAGTGGCTGGTAGATGTGTCGGATAACGGTGATATTGGCGGTAAGGTTTCATTGCTTAATGTTTCTGCCGAGACTCCGGAAATTGCCGGTAATGTGTCACTTTCGATGTTCCATCTGGACTTCTTAGCACCATTGATTGGCGAGTACAGCGTGTTCAAAGCTAATATGAATACCGATTTAGCGCTCTCCGGTGACGTGACTCATCCTAAGGTAAACGGAAAGTTCCTGATTGACCAACTAAACCTGAATGGTGAAGTGACGCCAATCGATATCGACTCGGGTCAGGTCGTGATTAACTTTAAAGGCTATCAAGCTGACCTCAATGCCGGTATCAATACACCAGACGGAAAGCTGGAAATCACCGGTGATGCAGATTGGCAAGATTTGGAAAATTGGCGCACCAGAGCTCGAGTGTTTGCTCAAGAGTTAAAAGTCGATATGCCTCCAATGGTGAAAATCAAAGTTGAGCCTGATATGACGATTGAAGCGACGCCGAACTTCGCTAAGGTACAAGGTAATATTAATCTACCTTGGGGGCGTATCGTCGTAGAAGAATTGCCACCGAGTGCCGTTGGCGTTTCGAATGATTTGGTCATTCTGGATGAAAACTTACAGCCAGTCGATGATTCGGTAGCGGTACCGTTTAATGTTGAAACCGATATTAACATCAAGATCGGTAACGACTTCCAGCTTGCGGCATTTGGTCTCAAAGGTGGTTTGCAGGGAAATCTCAACGTAACCCAAAAAGACAAAGGTCCGTTTATCGTCGGTGAAGTTAACATCGTCGATGGTTCTTACCGCTCATTTGGCCAGGACCTGGTTATTAAAGAAGGTAAAATCATGATGAATGGCCCAGCCGATGAACCTTATTTGTCGATTTCCGCCATTCGTAATCCTGACAATACGCAAGATGATGTGACCGCAGGGGTCCGAGTGACAGGCCCCGCATCTGATCCAAGTTTGGAGATCTTCTCAGATCCGTCCATGCCTCAGGCTAACGCGCTGTCCTATCTGTTACGTGGTCAGGACATCGATGCGGAGTCAGGTGGCAATGCCATGACCACGACCCTGATTGGCTTGAGTCTGGCGAAAAGTGGTCGTGTTGTTGGTCAGATAGGCGAAGCCTTTGGCGTACAAGATTTGCAGCTCGATACTGCAGGGTCGGGAGATGACTCTCAGGTGACGGTCAGTGGTTACATTCTCCCGGGCCTACAGGTGAAATATGGTGTGGGAATCTTTAACTCGTTGGGTGAATTTACGGTTCGTTACCGATTAATGCAGGACCTGTATTTAGAAGCAGTTTCTGGTGTAGACAGCGCAGTTGACCTACTCTATCAATTTGAGTTTGATTAA